GGACATGAGATTGTGTTTCTGATGAGTAAGTTCATTATTAGTgttaatgattattataatctgtttagagttgaacatcataattcatctctaatattattttatattaatgtgaaaacatcttcaaactactggattcattctagttcatcaccaacactcACAGATTACATTTAACACAtcacgttataatttaccttcagacaaCATACATTCCTACTGAATGGACCCTCAGTGTTTCTAAATGAACCTCCACCTGTGCTCTGACTGTAATGATAGCTGCAGATGTTAGGAATGAGACAGATGATGTAgcgttgttattattattattattaatattattattaatattattattattattaatattattattaataatattatcaatGAGAGTGGCGACTAGAAAGCATCAATGCTGCTCTCCAGGTCgtatatatgtattttcacACTGATGGTTAACCGGTGTAATTGATCAGCGGGTCACATGACTCTCTGGTCATTTCATATCAAACCCTCCCCACTGCTGATTTAACCCCTTGTGGGTtagccctaaccctaaccctaacccttgtaGACTATTGTCACGAATTCGCTTCAACCCGCTTCCGGTCTTAATGCAGCCGAGGTGGCGTATGTATCCCACTAATACCTGTTGATGTATAGCTAACACATACCAAGGACACATCTCCACTTCATTTAGCATCTGCAggacagcaaaaaacacaaataattatttttttatataattgtaaataaattcaggcaATAAGGGGTTAAGAGTTGCAGGTCAGGGATGAGCTAACAAGTAGAGAGTTGTAAcattgtgtgtcagtgtgttgcAGGTTCATGATGTTACattaaatagtgtgtgtgtgtgtgtgtgtgtgtgtgtgtgtgtgtgttcagactcAGCAGATCACTCCTCAGCTGGCTCTTCAGGTCCTCCTTCAGTTTGATAAAGCAATCAACACGGCGCTCGCCAACCGAGTCCGCAACAGAGTCAACTTCAGGGTGAGTCTACCTCCTGTGACCTATAACCCCTAACCTCTGCCCCTCAAGCCTAACTCCTAACCCCCTCCTGTGACCCCTAACCTCTGCTCCTGTATTTCTACCTTCAGTCTGCTCTCATCTTGTGTATTTCTACCTCCAGTCTCAGTTATTCTTTGTTCTCCAGGGTTCTCTGAACACATACAGGTTCTGTGACAACGTGTGGACGTTTGTCCTGAACGACGTGGAGTTCAGGGAGGTCACCGACCTTGTGAAGGTCGACAAGGTCAAGATCGTTGCCTGTGACGGAAAGAGCGAGTCGACCCAGAACAAAAGTGATAAATGATAAGtataataaaagattatcttatcttattaaattaccttatccacacacactgtaatattatggtgaagcacagtatgtattactcccgacgctcctgactacggtagccgtaatgctgcaagcggtgcggctttgtagtttaccaaagttgtactaaaacatgttgacagagcgccgtggaCCACACAAAATTGCTTcgattaatccatatataaggcgctccggattataaggcgcactgtcgttttttgagaaaattaaaggcttttaagtgcgccttatagtgcggaaaatacggtagtataataaaagattatcttattaaatgatgagtacaataaaatgttatcttatcttattaaattagtataataaaagattatgttattaaatgatgagtataataaaatattatcttattaaatgatgagtataataaaagattatcttattttattaaatgatgagtataataaaagattatcttatcttattaaatgaTGAGTATaataaaatcttattttattaaatgagtataataaaggattatcttattaaattagtataataaaatattcatatttcattctGAGCTGTGTTCAACAGTCGGGACTCATTTATGGCAACATTTGATTTACAGGATTATTTCACGTGATGAggtcaattggtttcagagaaagaaaataaagctgctagaatggcccagccaatcacctgacctgaatccaatagaaaatctatggaaagaactaaagatcagagttcatagaagaggcccacggaaccttcaagatctgaagactgtttgtgtggaagaatgggccaaaatcacacctgagcaatgcatgccactagtttctccatacaggaggcgtcttgaagctgtcgttaccaacaaaggcttctgtaccaagtattaaatacatttcagttagcgtgttcaatactttttccctgtgtcattccattttattacacataacttaatttctgaacgtatttgtttggttttctttgtatgtatggattacttgggttgttaccgacatctggtgaacatttcatgtcaatagcacctttagaaatatatttactgagagaaatggtgatgtgttcaatacttattttacccgctgtagatatatataattaatttgatGTAGTAGTTGTGTCATGGGTGCCTGTGTTCTCTGTAGTTAACGGTCAcgttgtgtttcctctctgcagacTGAGGATCTCTTTGTGTCTGATGGAGTCACAGACGGACCTGGACTGTACATATAATTTATTACAGTAGAGTCACAgccgaggtgtgtgtgtgtgtgtgtgtgtgtgtgtgtgtgtgtgtgtgtgtgtgtgtgtgtgtgtgtgtgtgtgtgtgtgtgtgtgtgtgtgtgtgtgtgtgtgtgtgtgtgtgtgtgtgtgtgtgtgtgtgtgtgtgtgtgtgtgtgtgtcatagtgGACCAGTCACTGTacctgcagcatttttttttttattattagcaGTTTACAGGAGGTTTGTGTTCAGTTTGCTGTTATTATTGAGCTGGATCATCTTtaataaaacctttatttaaaactaaaagttctctgcttctttgtcataaaacaataatgtaTCAATCAGCtggtgatttaataaaaaacaaacttgactACTTATAACAGCAGtaatgaatatagtagaataatgatatagggtatagtaatagtaatgtgactaataataatggtaaatacatttaaataatggtagtagcagtgggtgtcagcagggccacagcaggaggcacgaccacggtccagatacagccacgatttattgCGAGGCAAGAAAGcccaaggactccggggaagaagtaaagtcagtaatgtgcataaataggagatgaatacataaagaaggagggagagaagaggagagaggagctcagtgtatcctaggtagtgtctaggcctatagcagcaagGAAGGTCTTAAGTCTACTCTTAAATGTGGTGAGTGTTTCTGCCCCCCGGAccgaaactggaacctggttccacagaagaggagcctgataactgaatcatgttgtattattataaattaaactaccAGAAGTACATAAACTAGTTAAAATCAACTCCacttttaccagctgcaacattaattgcatcaataataataatccaataaagTAATTTATATTATTCGTCATAATATGTACTtctacttttggtacttttttgATACTGATTGTACTTGTAATTTTGTATGCTGTAATTTTACATGTGACAGAGTGtttgtacactgtggtattagtacttttactgcagtcaGTGTTCATAGTACTTCTTCCACAATTGCTTTCTAGTATTTAAGGGTCATCTCTAGAAgttgaaatttaaaaatgacCTGAAGCAATGATGGCTTTACTGTTAAATGTCTCAGTCAATAAATTCatatattacatacatttaaatccTACAATTGTATTAGTTTCTCATTTACTCATTCTAATAATGCTCaatctaaatataataaatatttgttctcCAGTATCATGGAATTAGTTtctgcctttattttgaaggttttgaTTCTTGCCACCTGGATGGAGGCTACAGAAGGTGGGAAGGTCtgaaacattatgaaacaatatCTCTAATGTTTATTTCTTCATTCATAGTAATCACTGTCTTATTATTGGAATTATTGAActaaacttgtttttaattaactttcatACAGTCACggacaaatgaaatgaaagaatcTTTATTTGCTCAGTGACAGTTCTGATGTTGAACATGAACTCATCGATTATGAATCAGATTGTGGATGATGTCAAAATTTAagtccactagatggcagcaaaACATCAAACAGTAAAACTACCAaccctcatcctcttcctcctctcagaaGTCGTCCTCGGCTTCGTCATCgctggtgtttgtgtctctcttctTGTGTCACGTCGAATGAAGGACTCAAGGACTCACATTTACAAAACGAAAAGAGACCGAGCACatgaagaaatgtgtgtgtgaatccaCTTCACCTGATAAATTAGGACCCAGCAAACATGTACTCAACAAATCGCTGCATAGGACCCCAATACATATGATACATAttggtattttaaaaaaagctcttcTCGAAACAGCAACAGACAACAATGACATGAAGGCATTAAGAACACCTTGATTGACAAAGTCATGAAAATTCAAATGACAGAATAAAGCACCTGAGAAGTGACAACAAGTACACCAAGGTTAATGCATCAATCCATCAATAATCATTATCATatctacatatatatgtttataaatatttcatgtcataacatgtcttctttaagatgagaggagaaaacatCCGCAATACACATTCaggtatttattttactactttgtctatttgtgtctgtagatttctttaattaaccaaaagttaccatgagataatgcctcatttaaatatttaatcaaatcattttggaaaacttgcaatataaaaaaaggtcttaATGTTAACAACAAACTGGTCAAGTTTCAATgttatcttttttcatttaacaataaatatctttaaaggtcgttttctctaaatgagttttttctcagactctgatccagaaatcttcgcttcagtagctcttacatacaccaaactttacagtttcattcctctctatattctgaatgTTTCTACAGAGGgctttgttcatatatcattcatagcctgagtTTTGCCACATTTCATtgctaaaaacatggagaaaaatgGATTTtctatggctgttgacagtattctCTGATAAAGattaagaaaatataataatagtttCTTCTGAAAAACCTAACCTAACTGTAATATGTCAGCAAAATGAACCAAGGACTTTAAACCTGGCTTTAATCAAAGGGCAAACAACTTTTCcttttaacagagtatttctacactgtggtattgttaCTTTGACTGAAGTAAATGatgtgagtacttcttccacgtCTGTATCTGAGGCCTTGGACTGAAGGttcaagctgctgctgctgtttgatggATGTTGTGGCTGAACGTTGTGAACGGCTGTTTGCTAATGAACAGATCTGTTTAGCCAGCCGCtctgctgacctttgaccctgctCTGTCTCCACGCTGAAGAAAATGAAGCACAGCAGCTCTCAGTAAATAGGACGAGGACGGAAAACGCAGTTATTGGGAGGGAGTGTTGGCTCAACATAAAGTGAAAGGATTCaaaatgatgcattcattttgaattaaatgaagagaaggtgtgtgagtgttttagatcttcagtctgtGTCAGAGCAGGAAGTGTTTCCATCACTTCATGAGAGCGTCAGGCTGAAGGAGGACAAACCCCAGCCAATCAGCACAAGGAGATTGTCccgaataaaaaaacaagtctaaCAAGTCTGTCCAAACCTGTAAtttttcctctgtcctctgagGAGTtctatacaaacatatatatatatatatatatatatatatatatatatatatatatatatatatatatatatgtaaatatatatacatatatatatatacatatatatatactgaggCTCCAGGCAGACTTCACGGTGCTCCAGGCAGACTTCACGGTGCTCCAGGCTCCAGACAGACTTCACGGTGCTCCAAGCTCCAGACAGACTTCACGGTGCTCCAGGCAGACTTCACGGTGCTCCAGGCAGACTTCATGGTGCTCCAGACCGACTTCATGGTGCTCCAGGCAGACTTCATGGTGCTCCAGACCGACTTCATGGTGCTCCAGGCTCCAGACAGACTTCACGGTGCTCCAGACAGACTTCACAGTGCTCCAGGCTCCAGACAGACTTCATGGTGCTCCAGGCTCCAGACAGACTTCACGGTGCTCCAGACAGACTTCATGGTGCTCCAGGCTCCAGGCAGACTTCACGGTGCTCCAGGCTCCAGACAGACTTCATGGTGCTCCAGGCAGACTTCACGGTGCTCCAGGCTCCAGGCAGACTTCACGGTGCTCCAGACCGACTTCACGGTGCTCCAGGCAGACTTCACGGTGCTCCAGGCAGACTTCACGGTGCTCCAGGCAGACTTCACGGTGCTCCAGGCAGACTTCACGGTGCTCCAGGCTCCAGACAGACTTCACGGTGCTCCAAGCTCCAGACAGACTTCACGGTGCTCCAGGCAGACTTCATGGTGCTCCAGGCAGACTTCATGGTGCTCCAGACCGACTTCATGGTGCTCCAGGCTCCAGACAGACTTCACGGTGCTCCAGACAGACTTCACAGTGCTCCAGGCTCCAGACAGACTTCATGGTGCTCCAGGCTCCAGACAGACTTCATGGTGCTCCAGGCAGACTTCACGGTGCTCCAGGCTCCAGACAGACTTCATGGTGCTCCAGGCAGACTTCACGGTGCTCCAGGCTCCAGACAGACTTCATGGTGCTCCAGGCAGACTTCACGGTGCTCCAGGCTCCAGGCAGACTTCACGCCGCTCCAGGCAGACTTCATGGTGCTCCAGACAGACTTCACGGTGCTCCAGACAGACTTCACGGTGCTCCAGACAGACTTCACGGTGCTCCAGACAGACTTCATGGTGCTCCAGACAGGCTTCATGGTGCTCCAGGCTCCAGACAGACTTCATGGTGCTCCAGGCTCCAGACCGACTTCATGGTGCTCCAGGCTCCAGACAGACTTCATGGTGCTCCAGGCTCCAGACCGACTTCATGGTGCTCCAGGCTCCAGACCGACTTCATGGTGCTCCTGAATGTGTCTGCGTGTTGGTGTGACGAGGCTAAACAGCTGATTGATGAGCTGTTCCATCTCTCACCGTTATGATAATGAGCTCATTCAAAATGCAGATTCAGTCCTCAGAGGCCTCACCCAATTAATTATTCTCGTTGACTCCAGTATCATTTGTTTGTGGATTCAATTTCGAGATTTAGAAAGCGCCGATGCGgcatgaactgtgtgtgtgtgtgtgtgtgtgtgtgtgtgtgtgtgtgtgtgtgtgtgtgtgtgtgtgtgtgtgtgtgtgtgtgtgtgtgtgtgtgtgtaaatcacATTATGTAACCTTCTGCAGAAAAAATGCAtcagctgaactttattttgttgatattttattgtgaagtgtATAAATTCAGTGGACAGTTTTAAGGTCTACAGAGTCTAAAAACATGAAGCCCAGTTTGTGCTTGTTAGCAGGTTTAGTGGCGGCACAGTGAAGACCAAACGATTC
The sequence above is a segment of the Anoplopoma fimbria isolate UVic2021 breed Golden Eagle Sablefish unplaced genomic scaffold, Afim_UVic_2022 Un_contig_11002_pilon_pilon, whole genome shotgun sequence genome. Coding sequences within it:
- the LOC129114914 gene encoding transcription initiation factor IIA subunit 2, which codes for MAYQLYRNTTLGNSLQESLDELIQTQQITPQLALQVLLQFDKAINTALANRVRNRVNFRGSLNTYRFCDNVWTFVLNDVEFREVTDLVKVDKVKIVACDGKSESTQNKSDK